In Coriobacteriia bacterium, a genomic segment contains:
- a CDS encoding segregation/condensation protein A gives MSYRVSTEVFEGPFDLLLHLVSKQKLDVSAISISDVADQYLAYVDRMRELDLDVASDFLLVAATLLEIKAAGLLPSEETVELEEFEDLSPEEARELLIARLLAYKQFKNVAAELAARMESTARTHPRQAGLEEPFLGLMPDFLEGVTLHGLAVVCADLEHRRRTFLLEAEHVAAAPISLELHVAGVERALRGRRGPTRFTELLSSATPEEVVVTLLAVLELYKRGRADVRQEALFGEIEVVLVEEVA, from the coding sequence GTGTCGTACCGCGTCAGCACCGAGGTCTTCGAAGGGCCGTTCGACCTGCTGCTGCACCTGGTCTCCAAGCAGAAGCTCGACGTCAGCGCGATCTCGATCTCCGACGTCGCCGACCAGTACCTGGCCTACGTGGACCGGATGCGCGAGCTGGACCTGGACGTGGCGAGCGACTTCCTGCTCGTGGCCGCGACGCTGCTGGAGATCAAGGCGGCGGGCCTGCTGCCCTCCGAGGAGACCGTCGAGCTGGAGGAGTTCGAGGACCTCTCGCCCGAGGAGGCGCGAGAGCTGCTGATCGCGCGTCTGCTCGCCTACAAACAGTTCAAGAACGTGGCGGCCGAGCTCGCGGCGCGCATGGAGTCCACCGCGCGGACGCACCCCCGGCAGGCCGGGCTCGAGGAGCCCTTCCTCGGGCTCATGCCGGATTTCCTGGAAGGCGTGACCCTGCACGGCCTGGCGGTGGTCTGCGCCGACCTCGAGCACCGGCGACGCACGTTCCTGCTGGAGGCCGAGCACGTCGCTGCGGCGCCGATAAGCCTGGAGCTGCACGTCGCCGGGGTCGAGCGGGCGCTGAGGGGCCGGCGCGGCCCGACGCGCTTCACGGAGCTGCTGTCCTCGGCGACTCCCGAGGAGGTCGTGGTGACGCTGCTGGCCGTGCTGGAGCTGTACAAGCGCGGCAGGGCGGACGTCCGGCAGGAGGCGCTCTTCGGCGAGATCGAGGTCGTGCTCGTGGAGGAGGTGGCGTAG
- the scpB gene encoding SMC-Scp complex subunit ScpB — MLFVSDEPVSASRMAKVLEADAGEVETTLRSLAEEYRDAERGFQLREVAGGWRLYTHPAYHEAVESYVLSWDTRRLSQASLEALAVIAYHQPVTRSGVNAVRGVNSEGVISSLVDKGLVREVGRDRDAGNAILYATTRAFLEKFGLKDLTELPPLEEFSPDPETESAIKERLSAMRGPALEAEDDDELAEVD; from the coding sequence ATGCTGTTCGTCTCGGACGAGCCGGTCTCGGCGTCGCGGATGGCCAAGGTGCTCGAGGCCGACGCGGGGGAGGTGGAGACGACACTGCGCTCGCTGGCCGAGGAGTACCGCGACGCCGAGCGGGGCTTCCAGTTGCGCGAGGTGGCCGGCGGATGGCGCCTGTACACGCACCCCGCCTACCACGAGGCCGTAGAGAGCTACGTGCTGTCGTGGGACACGAGGCGGCTCTCGCAAGCGTCCCTCGAGGCGCTCGCCGTGATCGCGTACCACCAGCCCGTGACCCGATCCGGCGTGAACGCGGTGCGCGGGGTGAACTCCGAGGGGGTGATCTCCTCGCTCGTGGACAAGGGGCTGGTGCGCGAGGTCGGGCGCGACCGCGACGCCGGCAACGCCATACTGTACGCGACGACGCGCGCCTTCCTGGAGAAGTTCGGTCTGAAGGACCTCACGGAACTGCCTCCGCTGGAGGAGTTCTCCCCGGACCCGGAGACCGAGTCGGCGATCAAGGAGCGCCTCAGCGCCATGCGGGGGCCGGCCCTGGAAGCCGAGGACGACGACGAGCTCGCCGAGGTCGACTAG
- a CDS encoding rRNA pseudouridine synthase, whose translation MRLQRFLSRAGAASRRGAEDLMTAGRVTVNGAVVTELGAKVDPAADTVAVDGRPVVLGEGPYHYVLDKPAGYLTTMSDPRGRPTVAELLPRLADGTVPPGLFPVGRLDKDTTGLLLLTSDGELGHRLAHPRFHVPKTYLAVVRGELREPDAERLRRGVMLEDGPTQPAEVRLLHSGPDRSEAEITIREGRKRQVRRMLDAVGHPVLGLRRTRFGPVEAGGLGPGQARPLMPEEVAALREAAGSGGEA comes from the coding sequence ATGCGGCTGCAGCGCTTCCTGTCGCGCGCGGGGGCCGCTTCCAGGCGGGGCGCCGAGGACCTCATGACCGCGGGCCGCGTGACGGTGAACGGCGCGGTCGTCACCGAGCTGGGCGCGAAGGTGGACCCGGCGGCGGACACGGTGGCCGTCGACGGACGGCCCGTGGTACTCGGCGAGGGCCCGTACCACTACGTGCTCGACAAGCCGGCGGGGTACCTCACGACGATGTCGGACCCCCGCGGGCGACCGACGGTCGCGGAGCTCCTGCCGCGCCTGGCCGACGGGACCGTCCCGCCGGGTCTGTTCCCCGTCGGGCGGCTGGACAAGGACACCACCGGCCTGCTGCTGCTCACGAGCGACGGGGAGCTCGGGCACCGTTTGGCGCACCCGCGCTTCCACGTGCCCAAGACGTACCTCGCCGTGGTGCGCGGCGAGCTGCGCGAGCCCGACGCCGAGCGGCTGCGGCGCGGGGTGATGCTGGAGGACGGGCCGACGCAGCCCGCCGAGGTCCGGCTGCTGCACTCCGGCCCGGACCGCTCGGAGGCGGAGATCACGATCCGGGAGGGACGCAAGCGCCAGGTGAGGCGTATGCTCGACGCTGTCGGCCATCCGGTGCTGGGACTGCGCCGGACGCGGTTCGGGCCCGTGGAGGCCGGCGGGCTCGGTCCCGGTCAGGCTCGCCCGCTCATGCCCGAGGAGGTCGCGGCGTTGCGCGAGGCGGCGGGATCGGGAGGGGAGGCGTAG
- a CDS encoding bifunctional adenosylcobinamide kinase/adenosylcobinamide-phosphate guanylyltransferase: MLYVLTGGARSGKSSAAEGLAAELGGAVVVAAAGSAAGDEEMAARIEAHREARPKAWRVREVRDAGAWTPGARPGETVVLECLGTLLGRLMDETAARGALAGPWDAEALPEEFADEVEARMNAVTEACAAAAGSRDRHLVVVTNEVGDGVVPAHASGRLFRDVLGRANRRLVEAADAAWLVVAGRCLDLKSLPAVAAPTAREET, translated from the coding sequence GTGCTGTACGTGCTCACGGGAGGCGCGCGTTCGGGCAAGTCCTCCGCCGCCGAGGGGCTGGCCGCCGAGCTCGGAGGCGCCGTCGTCGTCGCCGCGGCGGGGTCGGCCGCGGGCGACGAGGAGATGGCGGCACGGATCGAGGCGCATCGTGAGGCGCGCCCGAAGGCATGGCGCGTTCGGGAGGTCCGGGACGCGGGCGCCTGGACGCCAGGGGCGCGACCAGGGGAGACGGTCGTGCTGGAGTGCCTCGGCACGCTGCTGGGCCGGTTGATGGACGAGACGGCGGCGCGCGGGGCGCTCGCCGGCCCGTGGGACGCCGAGGCGCTGCCCGAGGAGTTCGCCGACGAGGTCGAGGCGCGGATGAACGCGGTCACCGAGGCGTGCGCCGCCGCCGCCGGTTCACGCGACCGCCACCTGGTCGTGGTGACGAACGAGGTGGGTGACGGAGTCGTGCCGGCGCACGCGTCGGGTCGGCTCTTCCGCGACGTGCTCGGGCGCGCCAACCGGCGGCTGGTCGAGGCGGCGGACGCCGCTTGGTTGGTGGTAGCCGGGCGTTGCCTGGACCTGAAGAGCCTGCCGGCGGTCGCAGCGCCGACGGCGCGAGAGGAGACGTAG
- the cobT gene encoding nicotinate-nucleotide--dimethylbenzimidazole phosphoribosyltransferase, giving the protein MLAEACAAVRPADTGVEESAWARLDSLTKPPRSLGRLEELAARLSAITGSVPPVLGEKAVLVAAADHGVVARGVAAYPQEVTRQMTANFAAGGAAINAIARSVGARLVVADVGVRAGDVPEGVRDLRVAAGTRDMTAGPAMSGDEALAAICAGIGLARELVDDGVGVLGLGEMGIGNTTAAAALVAAFAGAGPEHVAGPGTGLDAEGVARKAAVVRAALERNGADGRDPLATLAGVGGLEIATLAGAAIGAAGRGCVTVADGFVSTAAVVAAAAMCPALRERVVASHLSPEPGHAVALRWLALEPLLDLRMRLGEGTGAALAMPAIEAAAAVLRDMASFEEAGVSGGGVG; this is encoded by the coding sequence GTGCTGGCCGAGGCGTGCGCGGCCGTCCGGCCGGCCGACACCGGGGTCGAGGAGTCCGCCTGGGCGCGGCTCGACTCGCTCACCAAGCCCCCGAGGAGCCTCGGCCGGTTGGAGGAGCTCGCGGCGCGGCTCTCGGCCATCACGGGGAGCGTGCCGCCGGTCCTCGGCGAGAAGGCCGTGCTCGTGGCCGCCGCGGACCACGGCGTGGTCGCAAGGGGGGTGGCCGCGTACCCGCAGGAGGTCACGCGCCAGATGACCGCGAACTTCGCCGCCGGCGGGGCGGCGATCAACGCGATCGCGCGTAGCGTGGGGGCTCGTCTGGTCGTCGCCGACGTTGGGGTGCGGGCCGGCGACGTCCCCGAAGGCGTGCGCGACCTGCGGGTCGCCGCCGGCACGCGCGACATGACGGCCGGCCCCGCGATGAGCGGGGACGAGGCGCTCGCAGCGATCTGCGCCGGGATCGGCCTGGCACGGGAGCTCGTCGACGACGGCGTAGGCGTGCTGGGGCTGGGCGAGATGGGGATCGGCAACACGACCGCGGCGGCCGCGCTGGTGGCGGCGTTCGCGGGTGCGGGGCCGGAGCACGTGGCGGGGCCGGGGACGGGCTTGGACGCCGAGGGAGTGGCCCGCAAGGCCGCGGTGGTGCGCGCCGCGCTGGAGCGCAACGGCGCCGACGGCCGCGACCCGCTGGCGACGCTGGCGGGCGTGGGCGGCCTGGAGATAGCGACGTTGGCCGGAGCCGCCATCGGCGCCGCCGGACGCGGGTGCGTGACCGTGGCCGATGGCTTCGTCTCGACGGCCGCCGTGGTGGCCGCCGCGGCGATGTGTCCCGCGCTACGCGAGCGAGTCGTGGCGTCGCACCTCTCGCCGGAGCCCGGTCACGCCGTGGCGCTGCGCTGGCTCGCGCTCGAGCCGCTGCTGGACCTGCGAATGCGCCTCGGCGAGGGCACCGGGGCGGCACTGGCCATGCCGGCGATCGAGGCCGCCGCGGCCGTCCTGCGCGACATGGCGAGCTTCGAGGAGGCAGGCGTGTCCGGTGGGGGCGTAGGGTGA
- a CDS encoding adenosylcobinamide-GDP ribazoletransferase, translated as MTAARGALAALALLTRVPVPRHPAPGPGAVGWFGPVGLLLGSSAALPAWLALRWGWRGQASMIAAVLVVAWWAWGTRMLHWDGLADAADAAWGAADPASRLAVMADTRTGAFGATAVALVALGQASAIGASLTAGRVWPLVLAPVLGRSAASLLVWGLRPARSGGLGAALAGPAPVGGVLASSAAVAVAVALVRLEEPSAAAAAAFTGLAVAIAVPFVVARPFRGYTGDVLGASVLLVETAALMIAGIL; from the coding sequence GTGACCGCGGCCCGAGGAGCGCTCGCCGCGCTGGCGCTGCTGACCCGGGTCCCGGTGCCCCGGCATCCCGCGCCGGGCCCGGGCGCAGTGGGCTGGTTCGGGCCCGTCGGTCTGCTCCTGGGGTCCTCGGCCGCGCTGCCGGCTTGGCTCGCGCTTCGATGGGGCTGGCGCGGTCAGGCCTCGATGATCGCCGCGGTGCTCGTCGTGGCGTGGTGGGCGTGGGGCACGCGGATGCTGCACTGGGACGGGCTGGCCGACGCGGCGGACGCCGCGTGGGGGGCGGCCGATCCGGCATCCCGCCTCGCCGTGATGGCCGACACCCGCACGGGCGCGTTCGGCGCCACCGCCGTGGCACTCGTCGCGCTCGGACAGGCATCCGCGATCGGTGCGTCGCTGACGGCGGGCCGCGTGTGGCCGCTCGTGCTCGCTCCCGTGCTCGGGCGGAGCGCGGCCTCGCTCCTGGTCTGGGGGCTTCGCCCGGCGCGCTCCGGGGGGCTCGGCGCCGCGCTCGCCGGCCCCGCGCCCGTCGGAGGCGTGCTCGCCTCGTCGGCCGCCGTCGCCGTCGCCGTGGCGCTCGTGCGGCTGGAGGAGCCCTCCGCCGCGGCGGCCGCGGCGTTCACGGGGCTGGCCGTCGCGATAGCCGTGCCCTTCGTCGTGGCGCGGCCGTTCCGGGGATACACCGGCGACGTGCTCGGAGCCTCGGTCCTGCTTGTCGAGACGGCGGCGTTGATGATCGCGGGGATCCTCTAG
- a CDS encoding histidine phosphatase family protein: MGGDGDTTTRRVLIARHPETVANREGRYIAEADSPYTPRGARQAASLARCIGAFRPDAVLASPARRALEPASSGAAAAGARLLVEERLREVGWGDAEGLTYAEVRRAGVPMDYLGGPDAGEIAGGGESWASFTRRIREAAGLIAEAGERVAVVTHGGVVRALLVTWLGLPAEAAWRFAIRPASVTVVKLADGHGALEVFGMTPGTCVRTPGRD; the protein is encoded by the coding sequence ATGGGAGGCGACGGGGATACGACGACGCGGCGGGTGCTGATCGCGCGGCATCCCGAGACCGTCGCGAACCGCGAGGGGCGCTACATCGCCGAGGCGGATTCGCCCTACACGCCCCGAGGGGCGCGGCAGGCCGCCTCCCTGGCCCGCTGCATCGGGGCCTTCCGCCCCGACGCGGTGCTCGCCTCGCCCGCGCGGCGGGCCTTGGAGCCGGCGAGCTCAGGCGCGGCCGCGGCGGGCGCACGCCTGTTGGTCGAGGAGCGGCTCCGCGAGGTGGGCTGGGGGGACGCCGAGGGGCTCACCTACGCGGAGGTGCGGCGCGCCGGCGTACCGATGGACTACCTCGGCGGCCCGGATGCGGGGGAGATCGCCGGCGGCGGCGAGAGCTGGGCCTCGTTCACCCGTCGCATCCGGGAGGCCGCGGGACTCATCGCGGAGGCGGGGGAGAGGGTCGCCGTCGTCACCCACGGGGGTGTGGTCCGCGCCCTGCTGGTGACCTGGCTCGGGTTGCCGGCGGAAGCGGCATGGCGCTTCGCGATCCGTCCGGCGTCGGTCACCGTCGTCAAGCTCGCCGACGGGCACGGGGCGCTGGAGGTCTTCGGCATGACGCCCGGTACGTGCGTCCGCACGCCGGGGAGGGACTGA